In Archangium violaceum, the following are encoded in one genomic region:
- a CDS encoding HNH endonuclease translates to MSLAFRIAEGSTVAQDGDMRRLHPFVLVALLPFLVGMTGVECWPAVQQQATAATNLEGSLNLDEVPATPILETIAGKRPGSRFTQKDKLTVKQDNASRNGGKTQCEKCGVETVPAQQHQKGITPPKNETQVDHVIPKSKGGPGTPDNGQVLCRDFNIKKSDKEQ, encoded by the coding sequence GTGTCGCTCGCCTTCCGGATTGCCGAGGGCTCCACCGTCGCTCAGGATGGAGACATGCGACGTCTCCATCCGTTCGTTCTCGTGGCGCTCCTTCCATTCCTGGTCGGGATGACAGGAGTGGAATGTTGGCCTGCTGTCCAGCAGCAAGCGACTGCGGCTACGAACCTGGAAGGCTCGCTGAACCTTGATGAAGTACCCGCGACTCCTATTCTGGAGACAATCGCTGGCAAGCGCCCCGGCTCGCGTTTTACGCAGAAGGACAAGCTCACGGTCAAGCAGGACAATGCTTCTCGCAATGGAGGCAAGACACAATGTGAGAAGTGTGGTGTCGAGACGGTTCCAGCTCAGCAACATCAGAAAGGTATTACACCTCCCAAGAACGAGACACAGGTCGATCATGTGATTCCCAAGTCCAAAGGGGGCCCTGGAACTCCCGATAACGGGCAGGTCCTTTGCCGGGATTTCAATATCAAGAAGAGTGACAAGGAGCAGTGA
- a CDS encoding DUF4265 domain-containing protein — protein MTEPAPEQYVKLLFELDQDEDGYPPASAETLWAIKVGEGLFKLDNIPFFALGVAVNDIVSAVPEENVFRFKEVVLPSGHSTIRVIVYDPSDVPAARAHFQQLGCSTEQSHLPRLIAIDVPPTVSLEKLRQELDSGKDAERWGYEEACLGQP, from the coding sequence ATGACGGAGCCCGCTCCCGAGCAGTATGTAAAACTGTTGTTCGAGCTGGATCAGGACGAGGACGGTTACCCGCCAGCCAGTGCGGAGACGCTCTGGGCCATCAAGGTGGGTGAGGGTCTCTTCAAGCTCGACAACATTCCGTTCTTCGCGCTCGGCGTCGCCGTGAACGACATTGTCTCAGCCGTGCCGGAGGAGAACGTCTTTCGCTTCAAGGAGGTCGTTCTTCCCTCGGGACACAGTACGATTCGGGTCATCGTCTACGACCCGTCGGATGTGCCGGCTGCTCGTGCGCACTTTCAGCAATTGGGCTGCTCGACGGAACAGAGCCATCTTCCCCGGCTCATCGCCATCGACGTGCCGCCCACGGTCTCACTGGAGAAGCTGAGGCAGGAGTTGGACTCCGGCAAGGATGCGGAGCGATGGGGTTACGAGGAGGCTTGTCTGGGACAGCCTTGA
- a CDS encoding nuclease, protein MSSSRLPQLRADVRARAENRPGVYRMRGPSGEVLYVGKSVKVRTRLLSYFRAQRGEKAAEIIGHAHGVEWEYVPSEFAALLEEFRLIKRWRPPFNVEHKRDSLLCFIKLTREPVPRLLVVGQVINDGCEYFGPIRGRQRAVEAVRAVSDLLELRDCPSDTPMRLADQIDLFGLKEDPRCIRGQLGRCVSPCAGGCTRTEYLARVAQARAFLNGLTEQPLAHLRERMSMASSCLQFEYAADLRDRAETLEGVQAELVRIGQDVERLSFLYTVPGHDGEDRVYIVRRGSVRAELSAPRTSGERQMLEEKVSEIFERPEPRTVGLRAHEAQEVLLVARWFRLNPAELERTVSVSGLVRTGVSGFEGDSPG, encoded by the coding sequence GTGAGCTCGAGCCGCCTCCCACAACTGCGCGCGGACGTCCGCGCCCGTGCCGAGAACCGTCCCGGGGTCTACCGCATGCGTGGACCCTCGGGAGAGGTGCTCTACGTGGGCAAGTCGGTGAAGGTGCGGACGCGGCTGCTCTCCTATTTCCGGGCGCAGCGAGGGGAGAAGGCCGCGGAGATCATCGGACATGCGCACGGGGTGGAGTGGGAGTACGTCCCGAGCGAGTTCGCCGCGTTGCTGGAGGAGTTCCGGTTGATCAAGCGCTGGCGTCCGCCCTTCAACGTGGAGCACAAGCGGGACAGCCTGTTGTGCTTCATCAAGCTGACGCGCGAGCCGGTGCCCCGCCTGCTGGTCGTGGGGCAGGTCATCAACGACGGCTGTGAGTATTTCGGGCCCATCCGGGGACGGCAGCGCGCCGTGGAGGCCGTGCGTGCGGTATCGGATCTGCTGGAGCTGCGGGACTGTCCCTCGGACACGCCCATGCGACTCGCGGATCAAATCGACCTGTTCGGCTTGAAGGAGGATCCGCGCTGTATCCGGGGACAGCTCGGGCGCTGCGTGTCGCCGTGCGCGGGAGGGTGCACGCGCACCGAGTACCTCGCCCGTGTTGCCCAGGCGCGAGCCTTCCTGAATGGACTCACGGAGCAGCCGCTCGCCCACCTGCGCGAGCGCATGAGCATGGCGTCCAGTTGCCTCCAGTTCGAATACGCCGCGGATCTCCGTGACCGGGCCGAGACCTTGGAGGGCGTGCAGGCCGAGCTGGTCCGGATCGGGCAGGACGTGGAGCGCCTCTCCTTCCTCTACACGGTGCCCGGCCATGACGGAGAGGACCGGGTCTACATCGTGCGCCGGGGCAGCGTGCGCGCCGAACTGTCTGCTCCGCGGACTTCCGGAGAGCGACAGATGTTGGAGGAGAAGGTGAGCGAGATCTTCGAGCGGCCAGAGCCCAGGACGGTGGGCTTGCGCGCCCACGAGGCGCAGGAGGTGCTGCTCGTGGCTCGCTGGTTCCGTCTCAACCCCGCCGAGCTGGAGCGGACCGTGTCGGTATCTGGTCTTGTCCGGACGGGAGTGTCGGGCTTCGAGGGGGACTCTCCAGGATAG
- a CDS encoding serine/threonine-protein kinase — protein MGTVLQDTYEITSLLGKGGMGSVFLAQHRRLPGRQVAVKVLQNSASLNPESYARFRREAEIASKLGHPNIVEVLDFDALPDGTPFLIMECLRGESLEQRLERGRLPLEQTLPIIRQIGSALQAAHRAGVVHRDLKPANVFLVPTDSGGVVGEQVKLLDFGISKMLDSQTLQTQEAVLIGTPQYMSPEQAMGKNREIDARTDLFALGCIVYEMLSGTPPFAGDGASVVQVIFRIVHVRPELLAALCPDLPERVVVAVERALSKDPAERQPDVATFILELTGSPLQSLTGIAVPSFSSSRARSVPAPEGEGGFAATHVPLNTARFPAPSNVGDEGGFAATHVPSSTARFPAPVAAEADDVGFAATLVPEPTAMSQQRPVAAPVVPATAPQVTLSRPAPRTGLMAGAGVLLLGCVAAGWWFGPRFAREPIEPVVMVAPAASAMKAPPPASPVAPAPVVVAPAPPVAPAVIERRPASRVSSSSETLPEEVRSMLRQGELALADGKTDEALELASRSLRIRPSGAGFSLRTRAHCRLGSLGDANGNWRQGKTLMSETERDRVRRFCKKHEIQL, from the coding sequence GTGGGCACGGTCCTGCAGGACACGTACGAGATCACCTCGCTGCTCGGAAAGGGAGGCATGGGCTCGGTCTTCCTGGCCCAACATCGCCGACTGCCCGGCCGGCAGGTGGCGGTCAAGGTCCTCCAGAACAGCGCGAGCCTGAACCCCGAGTCCTACGCGCGCTTCCGCCGCGAGGCGGAGATCGCCTCCAAGCTCGGCCATCCCAACATCGTCGAGGTGCTCGACTTCGACGCCCTGCCGGATGGCACGCCCTTCCTCATCATGGAGTGCCTGCGCGGCGAGAGCCTCGAGCAGCGGCTGGAGCGGGGCCGGCTCCCGCTCGAGCAGACGCTTCCCATCATCCGGCAGATCGGCTCGGCCCTCCAGGCGGCCCACCGCGCCGGGGTCGTCCATCGCGATCTCAAGCCCGCCAACGTGTTCCTCGTCCCCACCGACTCCGGCGGCGTGGTGGGCGAGCAGGTGAAGCTGCTCGATTTCGGCATCTCGAAGATGCTCGACTCGCAGACGCTCCAGACCCAGGAGGCGGTGCTGATAGGCACGCCGCAGTACATGTCGCCCGAGCAGGCGATGGGGAAGAACCGGGAGATCGATGCCCGGACGGACCTCTTCGCGCTCGGGTGCATCGTCTACGAGATGCTCTCCGGAACGCCGCCTTTCGCTGGTGATGGCGCGAGCGTCGTGCAGGTGATCTTCCGGATCGTCCACGTGCGGCCCGAGCTCCTGGCGGCCCTCTGTCCGGACCTGCCCGAGCGGGTTGTCGTGGCGGTGGAGCGGGCGCTCTCGAAGGACCCGGCGGAGCGCCAGCCGGACGTGGCCACCTTCATCCTGGAGCTGACCGGCAGTCCGCTCCAGTCGCTCACGGGCATCGCGGTGCCCTCGTTCTCCTCCTCGCGGGCGCGCTCCGTGCCGGCCCCGGAGGGGGAGGGTGGATTCGCCGCGACGCACGTGCCCCTCAACACGGCGCGCTTCCCGGCTCCTTCCAACGTGGGGGATGAAGGCGGGTTCGCCGCGACGCATGTGCCCTCGTCCACGGCGCGCTTCCCGGCCCCGGTCGCCGCCGAGGCGGATGACGTTGGATTCGCGGCGACGCTCGTCCCCGAGCCGACGGCGATGTCCCAGCAGCGGCCCGTCGCCGCTCCGGTCGTCCCCGCCACCGCGCCGCAAGTGACTCTGAGTCGCCCCGCGCCAAGGACGGGCCTGATGGCGGGAGCGGGAGTGCTGCTCCTCGGGTGCGTGGCCGCGGGCTGGTGGTTCGGGCCCCGGTTCGCGAGGGAACCCATCGAGCCGGTCGTCATGGTGGCACCCGCGGCCTCGGCCATGAAGGCGCCTCCTCCCGCGTCCCCTGTCGCGCCCGCCCCGGTGGTGGTCGCCCCTGCTCCTCCAGTGGCTCCTGCTGTCATCGAGCGCCGCCCCGCCTCGCGAGTGTCCTCGTCGAGCGAGACCTTGCCGGAAGAGGTGCGGAGCATGCTGCGGCAAGGCGAGCTCGCGCTGGCCGATGGCAAGACCGATGAAGCGCTCGAGCTCGCCTCACGGAGCCTGCGGATCCGCCCGTCTGGAGCGGGGTTCTCCTTGCGCACCCGTGCCCACTGCCGCCTGGGGTCTCTTGGCGACGCCAACGGGAATTGGCGGCAGGGGAAGACGCTGATGTCCGAAACGGAGCGTGACCGGGTCCGCCGGTTCTGCAAGAAGCACGAGATCCAGCTCTAG